A genomic window from Lycium barbarum isolate Lr01 chromosome 4, ASM1917538v2, whole genome shotgun sequence includes:
- the LOC132636601 gene encoding transmembrane E3 ubiquitin-protein ligase FLY1-like isoform X6 translates to MVAYSGKDGEFGQKDDYLLSNPYHLLGVFSSQIFQESSQDKIWKKKHSPFYEMEKHCNIEIAAQIARVSSSSNDGARDHYHLEGLMESPSVDADGDCFSPILLNATSVNIEVYYNKAVNYTLMVTFISFLQVLLLIRQMEHSNTQSGAAKVSILMIGQQAIMDAYLCLLHLTAGILVESLFNAFATAAFFKFVVFSIFEMRYLLAIWKANRPLNSGEAWEGMRRELSILYSRFYGILLSGICFMYEFHKFLRPVLLLLHSFWIPQIVTNFIRDSRKPLHPHYILGMSITRLAIPLYVFGCPHNFMRIEPDKNWCICLEIFIALQASILLLQHYLGSRCFIPRQILPEKYNYYRRFDQGANHATDCVICMTAIDHTQRSNNCMVTPCDHFFHPVCLQRWMDIKMECPTCRRPLPPA, encoded by the exons CTTGGAGTTTTCTCGTCCCAGATCTTCCAGGAGTCTTCTCAAGATAAGATTTGGAAGAAGAAACACT CACCGTTTTACGAGATGGAGAAACATTGCAATATTGAAATTGCTGCACAAATTGCTCGTGTCTCATCCTCCTCAAATG ATGGAGCTCGTGACCATTATCACCTAGAAGGATTGATGGAGAGCCCTTCAGTGGATGCTGACGGAGACTGTTTCTCACCAATTCTATTGAATGCTACTTCTGTCAATATAGAGGTTTACTACAACAAAGCGGTGAACTACACATTGATGGTCACATTT ATATCTTTTCTGCAAGTGCTCCTTCTGATTCGACAAATGGAACATAGCAACACCCAATCA GGAGCTGCCAAAGTTTCAATTCTGATGATTGGACAACAGGCTATCATGGATGCTTATCTTTGTCTTTTGCATCTGACCGCAGGGATACTTGTTG AATCCCTTTTCAATGCTTTTGCAACTGCTGCATTCTTCAAGTTTGTTGTCTTCTCGATATTTGAGATGAGATATCTACTTGCTATATGGAAAGCAAATAGGCCACTGAACAGCGGCGAGGCTTGGGAAGGAATGAGGCGAGAACTGTCAATACTTTACAGCCGTTTCT ATGGGATCCTTTTAAGCGGTATATGTTTCATGTATGAGTTTCACAAGTTTCTGCGCCCTGTTCTTCTGCTTTTACACTCATTCTGGATACCTCAAATTGTAACTAATTTCATTCGCGATTCAAGAAAACCGTTGCACCCTCATTACATCTTGGGAATGTCTATAACTCGTTTGGCAATTCCATTATATGTCTTTGGCTGTCCTCACAATTTCATGCGTATAGAGCCTGACAAGAATTGGTGTATCTGCTTGGAAATTTTTATTGCGCTGCAGGCATCAATTCTTCTGTTACAGCACTATCTTGGATCTCGGTGTTTCATTCCACGTCAG ATTTTACCTGAGAAGTAtaactattatagaagatttgatcAGGGTGCAAATCATGCAACTGACTGTGTTATTTGCATGACTGCTATCGATCATACCCAGCGTTCAAATAATTGCATG GTGACCCCTTGTGATCATTTCTTTCACCCGGTTTGTTTGCAAAGATGGATGGACATAAAGATGGAGTGTCCAACATGCCGACGCCCTCTTCCACCAGCTTGA